A genomic region of Roseateles amylovorans contains the following coding sequences:
- a CDS encoding GAF domain-containing protein, with protein sequence MSFEPTPLLDMSSPEAKRASYDTLIAQTQALLQGERDRLANLAQFAALIYHSVPQLNWSGFYLVNPKNGQELVLGPFQGKVACVRIAFSRGVCGACARTREVQLVEDVHAFPGHIACDAASRSELVLPIVVDGQLRAVFDLDSPEPARFDAEDARGFQAALQILIDGTDWS encoded by the coding sequence ATGAGTTTCGAACCCACCCCCCTGCTGGACATGTCCAGCCCGGAAGCCAAGCGCGCTTCCTATGACACCCTGATCGCCCAGACCCAGGCCCTCCTGCAGGGCGAGCGCGATCGGCTGGCCAATCTGGCTCAGTTCGCCGCGCTGATCTATCACTCGGTGCCGCAACTGAACTGGTCGGGCTTCTACCTGGTGAATCCGAAGAACGGTCAGGAACTGGTGCTGGGTCCGTTCCAGGGCAAGGTGGCCTGCGTGCGGATCGCCTTCAGCCGCGGCGTCTGCGGTGCCTGCGCCCGGACACGGGAAGTCCAGCTCGTGGAAGATGTCCACGCCTTCCCCGGCCACATCGCCTGCGATGCGGCCTCGCGTTCCGAGCTGGTGTTGCCGATCGTGGTCGATGGCCAGCTGCGCGCGGTCTTCGATCTGGACAGCCCCGAGCCCGCCCGCTTCGATGCCGAGGACGCTCGCGGCTTCCAGGCCGCGCTGCAGATCCTGATTGACGGCACCGACTGGTCATGA
- a CDS encoding DUF2269 family protein, producing MNTYLIVKWLHIVSSVLLAGTGFGSAFYLFFANRSGSLAAQAVVARLVKRADLWFTTPAVIVQPLSGVWLAMQAGWPLDTPWLALSIALYLLAGACWLPVLWLQIRLSAMADQALASGQPLPPLYWRYARWWEGLGYPAFAAVLVVFYLMVNKPMLWG from the coding sequence ATGAACACCTATCTCATCGTCAAGTGGCTGCACATCGTCTCCAGCGTGCTGCTGGCCGGTACCGGATTCGGATCGGCCTTCTATCTCTTCTTCGCCAACCGCAGCGGCTCGCTCGCCGCGCAAGCGGTGGTGGCGCGACTGGTCAAGCGGGCCGACCTGTGGTTCACCACGCCGGCGGTCATCGTTCAGCCCCTCAGCGGCGTGTGGCTGGCGATGCAGGCCGGATGGCCGCTGGACACGCCCTGGCTGGCGCTGTCCATCGCGCTGTACCTGCTGGCCGGCGCCTGCTGGCTGCCGGTGCTCTGGCTGCAGATCCGGCTCTCCGCCATGGCGGATCAGGCCCTGGCCTCGGGCCAGCCCTTGCCGCCGCTGTACTGGCGCTATGCGCGCTGGTGGGAAGGCCTGGGCTATCCGGCCTTCGCGGCGGTGCTGGTGGTGTTCTACCTGATGGTGAACAAGCCGATGCTATGGGGCTGA
- a CDS encoding DoxX-like family protein — protein MALGLTPFRHRRTRLLARASLIALWLLTAAVSLIEFNGQSRALLADAATPAAWIAPLIVGGALLDGVIGLAMWRWHRRWVYLAAALAMLAMTVVATLLLPGLWLDPLGRLSKNLPIAALLLILHEDAPA, from the coding sequence ATGGCACTCGGCCTGACCCCGTTCCGGCATCGCCGCACCCGGCTGCTCGCGCGCGCCAGTCTGATCGCGCTGTGGCTGCTCACCGCCGCGGTCAGCCTGATCGAATTCAATGGGCAAAGCCGTGCGTTGCTGGCGGATGCCGCCACGCCGGCGGCGTGGATCGCGCCGCTGATCGTCGGCGGCGCGCTGCTGGATGGCGTCATCGGCCTGGCCATGTGGCGATGGCACCGGCGCTGGGTCTACCTGGCGGCAGCGCTGGCGATGCTGGCGATGACCGTCGTCGCCACGCTGCTGCTGCCCGGCCTGTGGCTGGATCCGCTGGGACGGCTGAGCAAGAACCTGCCGATTGCCGCTCTGCTGCTGATCCTGCATGAGGACGCCCCCGCCTGA
- a CDS encoding NAD-dependent epimerase/dehydratase family protein codes for MSAAVRSVLVCGASGFIGRRVVRALREAGLSVTEGSSATQDYTRDHDPAHWLPRLAGHDAVVNAVGVLRDHRGRTLEALHHRAPVALFEACAQAGIGRVVQISANGVAESNTRYATTKRAADDTLLRLRASGRLDGTVVRPSVVYGRGGASSALFMTLARLPVLILPAAALRARMQPVAVQDVGHAVLQLLQRGGPELVTAVGPRALSLAEFIGELRRQLGHGPARVLPLPEAPSRWSALVGDRLSFQPWSSESLSLLQQDNLGDAAAFAQLLGRAPVPVERFLETAWHSA; via the coding sequence GTGAGCGCCGCCGTCCGTTCCGTGCTGGTCTGTGGTGCCAGCGGTTTCATCGGTCGACGGGTGGTTCGCGCCCTGCGCGAGGCCGGCTTGTCGGTGACTGAAGGCAGCTCCGCCACGCAGGATTACACCCGCGATCACGACCCCGCTCACTGGCTGCCCCGTCTGGCCGGGCACGATGCGGTGGTCAATGCCGTCGGTGTGCTGCGCGACCACCGCGGCCGCACGCTGGAGGCCCTGCATCACCGGGCCCCGGTCGCCCTGTTCGAAGCCTGCGCCCAGGCCGGCATCGGCCGCGTGGTGCAGATCTCCGCCAATGGCGTGGCCGAGAGCAACACCCGCTACGCCACCACCAAGCGCGCCGCCGACGACACGCTGCTGCGACTGCGCGCCAGTGGTCGGCTGGACGGTACCGTCGTGCGACCCAGCGTGGTCTACGGTCGGGGCGGCGCCAGCAGCGCGCTGTTCATGACCCTGGCCCGGCTGCCGGTGCTGATCCTGCCCGCCGCCGCCTTGCGGGCCCGCATGCAGCCGGTCGCCGTGCAGGACGTCGGCCATGCCGTGCTTCAGCTGCTGCAGCGCGGCGGGCCGGAGCTGGTCACCGCCGTCGGTCCGCGAGCGCTCAGCCTGGCGGAGTTCATCGGCGAGCTGCGGCGGCAACTGGGCCACGGTCCCGCCCGCGTGCTGCCGCTCCCCGAAGCGCCCAGCCGCTGGAGCGCCCTGGTGGGCGACCGCCTGTCCTTCCAGCCCTGGAGCAGCGAAAGCCTGTCCCTGCTGCAACAGGACAACCTCGGCGATGCCGCCGCCTTCGCTCAACTGCTGGGCCGCGCACCGGTGCCGGTCGAGCGCTTCCTGGAGACCGCATGGCACTCGGCCTGA
- a CDS encoding thiol-disulfide oxidoreductase DCC family protein: MTTTRLGVPTGLSADPAIYPLTVFFDGACPICSAEMHNLGLRNTAGLLRFVDIAQPGTAPLPDSPDSPDHRAMMTLMHVQRADGAWVNGAAALRLVYAGAQLRGVARLMNAPVLRQVCDWAYPLIARHRYLIPRPLVRVLFETRLRRAAERRAGAAACNDGQCAWPDAAPTVPHPNPHPIEHPVSHPNPHPIEHPVSHPKE; this comes from the coding sequence ATGACCACCACGCGACTTGGTGTCCCCACCGGCCTCTCCGCCGATCCGGCGATCTATCCCTTGACCGTGTTCTTCGACGGCGCCTGCCCGATCTGCAGCGCGGAGATGCACAACCTGGGGCTGCGCAACACCGCGGGTCTGCTGCGGTTCGTCGACATCGCCCAGCCCGGTACGGCCCCGCTCCCGGACAGCCCGGACAGCCCGGACCATCGCGCCATGATGACCCTGATGCATGTGCAGCGTGCTGACGGGGCCTGGGTGAACGGTGCCGCGGCCCTGCGGCTGGTCTACGCCGGCGCCCAATTGCGCGGCGTGGCACGGCTGATGAATGCCCCGGTGCTGCGCCAGGTCTGCGACTGGGCGTACCCCTTGATCGCACGGCACCGCTATCTCATTCCGCGGCCGCTGGTCCGCGTGCTGTTCGAGACCCGGCTGCGCCGCGCCGCCGAACGTCGCGCCGGCGCCGCTGCCTGCAACGACGGCCAATGCGCCTGGCCCGACGCAGCCCCGACCGTTCCCCATCCCAATCCCCATCCCATCGAACACCCGGTTTCCCATCCCAATCCCCATCCCATCGAACACCCGGTTTCCCATCCCAAGGAGTGA
- a CDS encoding GbsR/MarR family transcriptional regulator codes for MELSNTAQRFVLHWGEMGSAWGVNRTVAQIHALLYFHGRPLHAEDIAETLSVARSNVSTSLKELTSWNLVRVTHILGDRRDYFETSVDVWELLRTIVKERKQREFDPTVRMLAELVNDEGFKHETPDAQDRVRDCLRLMQTLGAWSEEMMRLSPSTLEKVLKLGASVQRFVRGDGA; via the coding sequence ATGGAACTCAGCAATACCGCTCAGCGCTTCGTCCTCCACTGGGGAGAGATGGGCAGCGCCTGGGGCGTGAACCGAACGGTCGCCCAGATTCACGCCCTGCTCTATTTCCACGGCCGTCCGCTGCATGCGGAAGACATCGCCGAGACGCTGTCGGTCGCCCGCTCCAACGTCAGCACCAGCCTGAAGGAGCTGACCAGCTGGAACCTGGTGCGTGTCACCCACATCCTCGGCGACCGGCGCGATTACTTCGAGACCTCGGTCGATGTGTGGGAGCTGCTGCGCACCATCGTCAAAGAACGCAAGCAGCGGGAATTCGATCCCACCGTGCGCATGCTGGCCGAGCTGGTCAACGATGAAGGCTTCAAGCACGAAACGCCCGATGCCCAGGACCGGGTCCGCGACTGTCTGCGCCTGATGCAGACCCTCGGCGCCTGGTCCGAGGAAATGATGCGGCTGTCCCCCAGCACTCTGGAAAAGGTGCTGAAGCTGGGCGCCAGCGTGCAGCGCTTCGTGCGGGGCGACGGGGCTTGA
- a CDS encoding PEP-CTERM sorting domain-containing protein: protein MQTFPMSRIPLVAALGAAALMALAPAPARAEYYQYNYTGNAFTMTTVNYFSEPGDPSGGRSFSLVSIDAQIIANAPLSGTVTLSDIRSFSLTLTDHDSGSRSTLDFPAPPPIECPGCPNGPNVTATFSMADFNFLNQPTGWDMSIRTSTFYPTGREGWLMLSTSWQRDMLDGGYEAYVGQSGGLINSPGIWSVTALVPEPATYVLTLAGLALLGGLTRKHWRSHGGAGVA, encoded by the coding sequence ATGCAGACCTTCCCGATGTCCAGGATCCCGCTGGTCGCCGCACTCGGCGCCGCGGCCTTGATGGCCTTGGCGCCCGCCCCGGCCCGCGCCGAGTACTACCAGTACAACTACACCGGCAACGCCTTCACGATGACCACGGTGAATTACTTCTCCGAGCCCGGGGATCCTTCCGGCGGCCGAAGCTTCTCGCTGGTGTCCATCGATGCGCAGATCATCGCCAACGCGCCGCTCAGCGGCACCGTCACGCTGTCGGACATCCGCAGCTTCAGTCTCACACTCACCGACCACGACTCCGGCAGTCGCTCCACGCTGGATTTCCCCGCGCCGCCGCCCATCGAATGTCCGGGCTGCCCCAACGGCCCGAACGTCACCGCGACCTTCAGCATGGCCGACTTCAACTTCCTGAACCAACCCACCGGTTGGGACATGTCCATCCGCACCTCCACCTTCTATCCCACCGGCCGGGAAGGCTGGCTGATGCTCAGCACCTCCTGGCAGCGGGACATGCTCGATGGCGGCTATGAGGCGTATGTCGGTCAATCCGGCGGGCTGATCAATTCCCCGGGCATCTGGTCGGTGACAGCCCTGGTGCCGGAACCCGCCACCTATGTGCTGACGCTGGCCGGCCTCGCATTGCTCGGCGGCCTCACCCGCAAGCACTGGCGATCGCACGGGGGTGCAGGCGTCGCGTGA
- the acnB gene encoding bifunctional aconitate hydratase 2/2-methylisocitrate dehydratase, protein MLQAYRQHEAERAALGIPPLPLDAKQVAELIELIKNPPAGEGEFLVGLLTHRVPPGVDNAAKVKASFLSAVAHGDLTVALISKAKATELLGTMVGGYNVKPLIDLLDDASVAGVAAEGLKKTLLMFDAFHDVSEKAKAGNAHAKAVIQSWADAEWFTSRPEVAKKITVTVFKVPGETNTDDLSPAPDAWSRPDIPLHYLAMLKNTRPDAAFKPEEDGKRGPMQFIDDLKKKGHLVAYVGDVVGTGSSRKSATNSVIWATGQDIPFVPNKRFGGVTLGTKIAPIFFNTQEDSGSLPIEVDVNNLEMGDVIDVYPYDGKIEKNGAVVAEFALKSDVLLDEVRAGGRINLIIGRSLTGKAREFLGLPASTLFRLPKAPADSGKGFTLAQKMVGRACGLPDNHGIRPGTYCEPKMTTVGSQDTTGPMTRDELKDLACLGFSADLVMQSFCHTAAYPKAVDVKMHRELPAFISDRGGVALRPGDGVIHSWLNRLLLPDTVGTGGDSHTRFPIGISFPAGSGLVAFGAATGVMPLDMPESVLVRFKGQMQPGVTLRDLVHAIPLYAIKAGLLTVEKKGKKNIFSGRILEIEGLPDLKVEQAFELSDASAERSAAGCTIKLNPEPIKEYLTSNIVLMKNMIADGYADKRTLERRIKNVEAWLAKPDLLEADADAEYAAVIEIDLADIKEPIVCCPNDPDDAKFMSEVSGTAIDEAFIGSCMTNIGHFRAAAKLLGGARDIPVKLWVAPPTKMDQNELIKEGHYATFGTAGARTEMPGCSLCMGNQAQVREGATVMSTSTRNFPNRLGKNTNVFLGSAELAAVCSRLGRIPTLAEYHDAMGIINKDVNSVYRYLNFDQIEEYADTAKSVTV, encoded by the coding sequence ATGCTGCAAGCCTATCGCCAACACGAAGCCGAGCGCGCCGCGCTGGGTATCCCGCCCCTGCCGCTGGATGCCAAGCAGGTCGCGGAGCTGATCGAGCTCATCAAGAACCCGCCCGCGGGCGAAGGTGAATTCCTGGTCGGCCTGCTGACCCACCGCGTGCCCCCGGGCGTGGACAACGCCGCCAAGGTCAAGGCCAGCTTCCTGTCGGCGGTCGCGCACGGCGACCTGACCGTGGCCCTGATCTCCAAGGCCAAGGCCACCGAGCTGCTGGGCACCATGGTCGGCGGCTACAACGTCAAGCCGTTGATCGACCTGCTGGATGATGCGTCTGTGGCCGGCGTGGCCGCCGAAGGCCTCAAGAAGACGCTGCTGATGTTCGACGCCTTCCATGACGTCTCGGAAAAGGCGAAGGCCGGCAATGCGCACGCCAAGGCGGTGATCCAGAGCTGGGCCGATGCGGAGTGGTTCACCTCGCGTCCGGAAGTCGCGAAGAAGATCACCGTCACCGTCTTCAAGGTGCCCGGCGAGACCAACACCGACGACCTGTCCCCCGCGCCGGACGCCTGGAGCCGTCCCGACATCCCGCTGCACTACCTGGCGATGCTGAAGAACACCCGCCCCGACGCGGCCTTCAAGCCCGAGGAAGACGGCAAGCGCGGTCCGATGCAGTTCATCGACGACCTGAAGAAGAAGGGCCACCTGGTCGCCTACGTCGGCGACGTCGTCGGCACCGGCTCCTCGCGCAAGTCGGCCACCAACTCGGTGATCTGGGCCACCGGCCAGGACATCCCGTTCGTGCCCAACAAGCGCTTCGGCGGCGTGACGCTGGGCACCAAGATCGCGCCGATCTTCTTCAACACGCAGGAAGACTCCGGTTCCCTGCCGATCGAAGTCGACGTGAACAACCTCGAAATGGGTGACGTGATCGACGTCTATCCCTACGACGGCAAGATCGAGAAGAACGGCGCCGTGGTCGCCGAATTCGCGCTCAAGAGCGACGTGCTGCTGGACGAAGTCCGCGCCGGCGGCCGGATCAACCTGATCATCGGCCGCTCGCTGACCGGCAAGGCGCGCGAGTTCCTGGGCCTGCCCGCCTCCACCCTGTTCCGCCTGCCCAAGGCCCCGGCCGATTCCGGCAAGGGCTTCACCCTGGCGCAGAAGATGGTCGGCCGCGCCTGCGGTCTGCCGGACAACCACGGCATTCGTCCGGGCACCTACTGCGAGCCCAAGATGACCACCGTCGGTTCGCAGGACACCACCGGTCCGATGACCCGTGACGAGCTGAAGGACCTGGCCTGCCTGGGCTTCTCGGCCGATCTGGTGATGCAGTCCTTCTGCCACACCGCTGCCTATCCCAAGGCGGTGGACGTGAAGATGCACCGCGAGCTGCCGGCCTTCATCAGCGACCGCGGCGGCGTCGCCCTGCGTCCGGGCGACGGCGTGATCCACAGCTGGCTGAACCGCCTGCTGCTGCCCGACACCGTCGGCACCGGCGGTGACTCCCACACCCGCTTCCCGATCGGCATTTCCTTCCCTGCGGGCTCGGGCCTGGTCGCGTTCGGCGCGGCCACCGGCGTGATGCCGCTGGACATGCCCGAGTCGGTGCTGGTGCGCTTCAAGGGCCAGATGCAGCCCGGCGTCACCCTGCGTGACCTGGTGCATGCCATCCCGCTGTACGCCATCAAGGCCGGTCTGCTGACGGTCGAGAAGAAGGGCAAGAAGAACATCTTCTCGGGCCGCATCCTGGAAATCGAAGGTCTGCCCGACCTGAAGGTGGAACAGGCCTTCGAACTGTCCGACGCCTCGGCCGAGCGCTCGGCGGCCGGCTGCACCATCAAGCTGAATCCGGAACCGATCAAGGAGTACCTGACCTCCAACATCGTCCTGATGAAGAACATGATCGCCGACGGCTATGCGGACAAGCGCACCCTGGAGCGCCGGATCAAGAACGTGGAAGCCTGGCTGGCCAAGCCGGACCTGCTGGAAGCGGATGCGGATGCCGAGTACGCGGCCGTGATCGAGATCGACCTGGCCGACATCAAGGAACCGATCGTCTGCTGCCCGAATGATCCGGACGATGCGAAGTTCATGTCCGAGGTGTCCGGCACCGCCATCGACGAAGCCTTCATCGGCTCGTGCATGACCAACATCGGCCACTTCCGTGCGGCGGCCAAGCTGCTGGGCGGCGCGCGCGACATTCCGGTCAAGCTGTGGGTCGCGCCGCCGACCAAGATGGACCAGAACGAGCTGATCAAGGAAGGCCATTACGCCACCTTCGGCACGGCCGGTGCCCGCACCGAAATGCCGGGCTGCTCGCTGTGCATGGGCAACCAGGCGCAGGTGCGTGAAGGCGCGACGGTGATGTCCACCTCCACCCGCAACTTCCCCAACCGTCTGGGCAAGAACACCAACGTGTTCCTGGGCTCGGCCGAGCTGGCGGCGGTGTGCTCCAGGCTGGGCCGCATCCCGACCCTGGCCGAGTACCACGACGCGATGGGCATCATCAACAAGGACGTGAACAGCGTCTACCGCTATCTGAACTTCGATCAGATCGAGGAGTACGCGGATACGGCGAAGTCGGTGACGGTGTGA
- a CDS encoding type II toxin-antitoxin system VapC family toxin gives MIAVDSSVLIDLLGDAPGADAAEAALRLALSSGPVVLCDVVLSEVTAGLGHGSEVMDALEEMGLSFSPIDQRAAIRAGEMQRKFKQRLRDKSAADSGALPRAIPDFLVGAHAMLQCDGLITRDQGFFRDYFKGLKVIVPSAP, from the coding sequence ATGATCGCTGTCGACAGCTCTGTTCTCATCGACTTGCTCGGCGACGCGCCGGGCGCCGACGCGGCCGAGGCGGCCCTGCGGCTGGCGCTGTCCAGCGGGCCGGTCGTGCTGTGCGATGTGGTGCTGTCCGAAGTGACCGCCGGCCTGGGCCATGGCTCCGAGGTGATGGATGCACTGGAGGAGATGGGGCTGAGCTTCTCGCCCATCGATCAGCGTGCGGCCATCCGTGCCGGCGAGATGCAACGCAAGTTCAAGCAACGCCTGCGTGACAAGAGCGCCGCCGACAGCGGCGCCCTGCCCCGCGCGATTCCCGATTTCCTGGTCGGCGCCCACGCCATGCTGCAGTGCGACGGCCTCATCACCCGTGACCAGGGATTCTTCCGAGACTATTTCAAGGGGCTCAAGGTCATCGTGCCCAGTGCACCCTGA
- a CDS encoding AbrB/MazE/SpoVT family DNA-binding domain-containing protein produces the protein MEATVAERGQITLPKAVRDALGLTKGTTLKVELDGARIILRKNVDDAISRARGRFKLPEGTSTDDVMRDLRGRAPTDPTEA, from the coding sequence ATGGAAGCCACCGTCGCTGAGCGAGGTCAGATCACGCTGCCCAAGGCCGTTCGCGATGCACTGGGCCTGACCAAGGGCACCACGCTGAAGGTGGAGCTGGACGGCGCCCGCATCATCCTGCGCAAGAACGTGGATGACGCCATCTCGCGCGCACGCGGCCGTTTCAAGCTGCCCGAAGGCACCTCTACCGATGACGTGATGCGCGACTTGCGCGGTCGCGCCCCTACCGATCCGACCGAGGCCTGA
- a CDS encoding type II toxin-antitoxin system Phd/YefM family antitoxin, whose amino-acid sequence MQAILADIAVSMSEFKKNPAAVLREANKRPVAVLNHNKAAFYMVEPELFQVLMEELADRDLMAKVRARLIDKSRAVEVDIDDL is encoded by the coding sequence ATGCAAGCCATTCTCGCTGATATCGCCGTGAGCATGTCGGAGTTCAAGAAGAACCCGGCAGCCGTACTTCGTGAAGCCAACAAGCGCCCGGTGGCGGTGCTCAATCACAACAAGGCCGCCTTCTACATGGTCGAGCCCGAGCTGTTCCAGGTGCTGATGGAAGAGCTGGCCGACCGTGATCTGATGGCGAAGGTCCGCGCTCGGCTGATCGACAAGAGCCGGGCGGTCGAGGTGGACATTGACGACCTTTGA
- a CDS encoding type II toxin-antitoxin system RelE family toxin produces the protein MTTFDEALNANKATRKHRYRLMFLPEALEEFRALDGAVRANLKKLLAKRLDNPHVPGGELHGDLAHCYKIKLLKQGVRLVYQVENDRLIVLVLTVDRREDNAVYKSAMARLVQAANVLAKAVKTAIKSGDPV, from the coding sequence TTGACGACCTTTGATGAAGCACTGAATGCGAACAAGGCGACGCGCAAACATCGCTATCGCTTGATGTTTCTGCCGGAGGCGCTGGAAGAGTTTCGAGCGCTGGACGGCGCTGTGCGGGCCAATCTCAAAAAGCTGTTGGCCAAGCGGCTGGACAATCCTCACGTTCCTGGCGGTGAACTGCATGGCGACCTTGCTCATTGCTACAAGATCAAGTTGCTCAAACAGGGCGTTCGGCTGGTTTACCAGGTCGAGAACGATCGTTTGATCGTCCTGGTCCTGACCGTGGATCGGCGCGAAGACAACGCGGTTTACAAGTCCGCCATGGCACGCCTGGTCCAGGCCGCTAACGTGCTGGCCAAGGCGGTCAAGACCGCCATCAAGAGTGGCGATCCTGTGTAG
- a CDS encoding HpcH/HpaI aldolase/citrate lyase family protein, with product MSLAIHPAQALFEEGVAPVVLPVVDHYCGVEARMRKSLELQVQMGPVFDITLDCEDGAPIGGEAEHMLLVLHLLNSTLNAHGRVGVRVHPFQHPSFEADVEAVIAGGGEKLAYLMIPKPEGLDDLQRAINVIDDCLARHHIHRPLPLHTLIETHGALRDVMAIAAHPRIESLSFGLMDFVSAHRGAIPRSALTVEGQFSHPLVQRAKLAIAAAAHTYGKTPSHCVVTEFKSERAIQSAAERAGREFGYTRMWSIHPHQIQPIIDAFAPSVAEIDEAIELLLAAQAAQWAPIQYRDVLHDRASYRLFWHLLQRAHRTGQNLPAEVTQAWFRAPPVTTPASTGTSPTV from the coding sequence ATGAGCCTTGCCATCCACCCCGCCCAGGCCCTGTTCGAGGAGGGCGTCGCGCCCGTCGTGCTGCCGGTCGTCGACCACTATTGCGGGGTCGAGGCCCGCATGCGCAAGAGTCTGGAACTCCAGGTTCAGATGGGCCCGGTGTTCGACATCACCCTGGACTGCGAAGACGGCGCGCCGATCGGCGGCGAGGCGGAGCACATGCTGCTGGTGCTGCATCTGCTCAACAGCACGCTCAATGCGCATGGCCGCGTCGGGGTGCGTGTGCATCCCTTCCAGCATCCGTCGTTCGAGGCCGATGTCGAGGCCGTGATCGCCGGCGGCGGCGAGAAGCTGGCCTATCTGATGATCCCCAAGCCCGAAGGGCTGGACGATCTGCAACGCGCCATCAACGTCATCGACGACTGCCTGGCCCGCCATCACATCCATCGCCCACTGCCGCTGCACACGCTGATCGAGACCCATGGCGCCTTGCGTGATGTGATGGCCATTGCGGCGCATCCGCGGATCGAGTCACTGTCATTCGGGCTGATGGACTTCGTCTCCGCGCATCGCGGCGCGATTCCGCGCTCGGCGTTGACGGTCGAGGGCCAGTTCAGCCATCCACTGGTCCAGCGGGCCAAGCTGGCGATCGCCGCTGCCGCCCACACCTACGGCAAGACGCCGTCGCATTGCGTGGTGACCGAGTTCAAGAGCGAGCGCGCCATCCAGTCCGCCGCCGAGCGCGCGGGGCGCGAGTTCGGGTACACCCGGATGTGGAGCATCCATCCCCACCAGATCCAACCCATCATCGATGCCTTCGCGCCGAGCGTGGCCGAGATCGACGAGGCCATCGAACTCCTGCTGGCCGCGCAGGCCGCGCAATGGGCACCGATCCAATACCGTGACGTACTACACGATCGGGCCAGCTACCGCTTGTTCTGGCATTTGCTGCAGCGCGCTCATCGCACCGGTCAGAACCTGCCGGCGGAAGTGACACAGGCCTGGTTTCGTGCACCGCCCGTCACGACTCCGGCATCTACCGGTACATCCCCTACCGTTTGA
- a CDS encoding malate dehydrogenase, whose amino-acid sequence MSKKPVRVAVTGAAGQIGYALLFRIASGEMLGKDQPVILQLLEIPDEKAQNALKGVIMELEDCAFPLLAGIEAHSDPMTAFKDTDYALLVGARPRGPGMERADLLAANAQIFTVQGKALNAVASRNVRVLVVGNPANTNAYIAMKSAPDLPAKNFTAMLRLDHNRAASQIAAKTGKAVAGIEKLAVWGNHSPTMYADYRFATIDGQPVKALINDEEWNRNTFLPTVGKRGAAIIAARGLSSAASAANAAIDHMRDWALGTQGKWVTMGVPSNGEYGIPKEVMFGYPVTCENGEYKIVEGLEIDEFSRECINKTLNELTEEQAGVKHLL is encoded by the coding sequence ATGAGCAAGAAACCCGTTCGCGTCGCCGTCACCGGCGCCGCCGGCCAGATCGGTTACGCCCTGCTGTTCCGCATCGCTTCCGGCGAAATGCTGGGCAAGGATCAGCCTGTGATCCTGCAACTGCTGGAGATCCCCGACGAGAAGGCCCAGAACGCGCTCAAGGGCGTGATCATGGAGCTGGAAGATTGCGCTTTCCCTCTGCTGGCCGGCATCGAAGCCCACAGCGACCCGATGACCGCCTTCAAGGACACCGACTACGCCCTGCTGGTCGGCGCCCGTCCGCGCGGCCCGGGCATGGAGCGCGCCGACCTGCTGGCCGCCAACGCCCAGATCTTCACGGTGCAGGGCAAGGCCCTGAACGCCGTCGCCTCGCGCAATGTGCGCGTGCTGGTGGTGGGCAACCCCGCCAACACCAATGCCTACATCGCGATGAAGTCGGCCCCGGATCTGCCGGCCAAGAACTTCACCGCCATGCTGCGCCTGGACCACAACCGCGCCGCCTCGCAGATCGCTGCGAAGACCGGCAAGGCCGTCGCCGGCATCGAGAAGCTGGCCGTGTGGGGCAACCACTCGCCCACGATGTATGCGGACTACCGTTTCGCCACCATCGACGGTCAGCCGGTCAAGGCCCTGATCAACGATGAAGAGTGGAACCGCAACACCTTCCTGCCGACGGTGGGCAAGCGCGGCGCCGCGATCATTGCCGCCCGCGGCCTGTCCTCGGCAGCCTCCGCGGCCAATGCCGCCATCGACCACATGCGCGATTGGGCCCTGGGCACCCAAGGCAAGTGGGTCACGATGGGCGTGCCGTCGAACGGCGAATACGGCATCCCGAAGGAAGTGATGTTCGGCTACCCGGTCACCTGCGAAAACGGCGAGTACAAGATCGTCGAAGGCCTGGAGATCGACGAGTTCTCGCGCGAGTGCATCAACAAGACCTTGAACGAGCTCACCGAAGAACAGGCTGGCGTCAAGCACCTGCTGTAA